TTCAAGAGCATCCACTTTCAGCTTCATCTCCTCAATGTCTTTAACCAACTTAAGTTCATCCAATCCTCTGACATTCTGGCCATCTGTTTTCTGCAGCTGGACAACATCTCTCTCCTTAGATATCTTTGGTTCACTGTCAACAGCTATTCCATTAGTAAACCCTTGATCCCTAGGTAGATCCATGGCCTTCTTCATGGGAGCGTCCAAATTAGTTGTTGCCTTAATCGCCCTTCCATCATCCGCATCCTTATGAGACCTAATTGGATCGAATCCAGTTTCTTTTGCCATCCTCGATGAATCGTAGCTATCTTTAGTTGCCTTCAAGTCATTAGCAGTATATCGATCTTCCACAAAATCCACTGTGGCCATTTTTGGTGTCTTTAACTCCTTTGCATTGTCGGCTGCCTTTAACTCATCATGTCCAACCATCCTAGGCTCTTTTACAATCTCACCCTcctagaaaaataaattttgagaataaacaaataacTACAAGAAAATCCCTATTGCACCCAATAACTGTGATTATAAGCTAAGCTAAAATGAACTTGCTGGAACATAACTACACTCACTGCTTGGCAAATTACTCTTCATCTTACTAACAAATCATAAAAGTTGTTGCGAAAAGGGGTAAATACTCTTCTTACATATTGTGGCGGAGCTAGGGTCTCTGACTGGCTATATAAACGATCCTTGAGGATGGAATCTTCAAATACTGCTCCCTGCTTCGGTGTATTGATTGGAGATAGTTCAGGTGAGTCAGAGGGCGGTACGAGCGTGACCCTGAGTTTGTTCTCCTCTATGTGTTTGCCTTCGGCTTTCGAAAACTGCCAAGAATAAATGAGTGTACATATATACTTGACAGACCAAATAACTGAAATTAATGATAAAGAAGGTCAACAAGTGTTGGAATGCTTACCATGCTAGCTGTGATGTCTTCATCAGTTGTTTCCGCAGATACAGCAGTACTCTGGATTAAGAATTTGTCTTTGCAAACCATATCTGGAGGTGGTTCTTTAAAAGCTTGCATAATGACTGCATAAataacatatacaactcaatAACCCAAAGCATTGActgaatttgaatttcaagAACCCATTCATCATCAACcagtttaaaattttgaatgctcaaacaaacccaaaaatgcAGGTTCCACGTAATGAGTAATAACTTGAACTTTAATAATTCCATCCGGAGCAGATACCTTCTCTCTTGAACAACTACACTAAACTCTAAAAGCCTAGGATCTTAAAACAATGTCCAAACGCTGTTTAAGTCCAAGGGACAAAGGACAGATCTATACATATATTCCAGTTCATTTCCCGCCCCATGTAGACATCATGCAACAGTTTATCACATCGGCCTAAGAACGTCGGTGCAAGAAATTCAAGCATTGCTGGGAAGAATATAAAAAGTAGGCATACCAGTGAATTCACAGGTTGATTTAGGTGCAACAACACCAACATTTGGACGAACACAGTACTTCTTTGGTGATGTGGTTTTAACCTGTCAAAAACCACATCTAGTTTAGGTTTGTATACAGAAAGAATACTTTTTCTCAGAAATTTTATAAGATATTCGAAATCCTGAAGccagaaagaaagagaaaaagtttgAGAAGAATCTTCTTTAGACCTTAAATGCAACATAATGATGGGTAGTATTGGTTAGCTGTACCACGCAGGAAGTTTGCTTCTTCAGGTCAACTACAAAAGATGAAACCAGTTAGTATTACAAGGATAACAATGCCAAGGCAAAGATATTCCTTTTACAACTTCCATATTTTATTATAGATCCTCAGAATCGATATGAGAGGTAAGAAACCACATCACAGAATGTCAGCACATACAAATCCAGTAGCAGGAAAGAGTTAGAAGATTCCTCCAAACAACAGCCACATTAACATCACATCAATTCATCTTACAGGAGAATAGACCCACAAACAATAGCACCACTATGATAGAATTCTAACGAAATAGTGAGAATTCAGAAAACTCGGTATTCATAACTGGAACATGTTGGCCACTTTGCTTAAGGAATAACACACCCTCGCTATGAAATCcacattttacaaaaaaataagaaactatTAACGGGACCACAGTGTCTACTCACTGGAACTTAAAAATGATCATTTTACAATTGATAAGAATCAGTCCCCTTATATCTTACCTGCAAACTGCAACGTTCGTGGTTGAATATCCAACAGCGGCATATTCATGTTGCTGTGACAAAATGACTCAAGTATCAAACAGCTACCACTTGCAGCAGGATTCTCTCCACCCctatttcaacaaaaaaataataagagaaAGATCAGCCCAGAACCATTCAAGTATGAAACTGTCGACACTAGAGCGAAAAACAAACTCAGATCTATACTCTATTTGGGACAATCATAAACCCGCTCTCCCATTGGGAACATGACGAAATCTAACCAAACAGTCAACAATCAGAAAAGTTTCTCTGTTACACTCTTTCGAGTCCGGATTCTCGTCTTCCGTCACCATAAACAAACCACCGCACTAACTCGTCGACGACGCGTTCTCAAATCTGACGATACGAACTCGCCCGAAGACTCAAACGTGACTATATTTTACCTTAATGCGCTCGTTTTTTCTCAGCGATCCGACCGACACAATTTTTTGGGCAACGCGCTTTCGACTAGCCGGAAAACCAAATCGTCCTAGTCCCCCAGTGTGATCTAGTTACGCCACCACAGGCCTGATAGTATTAAAACAAAAGGGCGAAataaaacgacgacgtttacGAGGAGCGACTCCTCGGGATCCGGTAGCCAATAGTAAACTCAGATCACATAGATCTTCCCGAGCCCTAGCGATTTCGATTTCTAAAGCAGATTCTAAAGACAAAAATCAGGAAACTCGAGGAAGAGGAACCTAGTttcgaaacaaaaacaaaaaccagagaagaagatgatcaacGAGAATGATGAAATCGGAAGGAAACCTTACCGTCTCTCCGACGAAGAACTAACGGAACGGAGCTTGAGATTGAGCGACGAAGAAGCAGCGatcgagagaaagagagaagtgcAAAAACTAATCTTAGTGAAGGCCAAGTATGGAAATGTATTAATGTGTTCAAACacattaaaattgaatttttttttaagaaaaagtatgGTACTGAGATTCAGAGATGGTGAATATCTGTTGTACCTAACAGCAATTTAGTAAACTATAATTTCTGACGACTATTTTTCGATACTTTTGTAACAATTAtcgtaaaaaacaaaaaattaagtgAGATTACATTCGACGTTAGATGccagaaataatatatatatgtgattgTGAATATgtacctttttttcttttttcaatgaGTGTAATATGAATGCTTTGAGAGGATTACACGCGTGATTCTGATTCGGATCACCAACTTCTTTTGCTTcccttttaatttctttcctATCTTTTGCTTTTCCCATTCATCTCTCTCGCTTTCCACAAAGGCGAGATTTGAATACGTAATCCTAATTATACTCTCATAGAGATTTGGTAATTTGGCCCAAAATATCTTTCTACTTTGTAATATGTCGATGCATAGAAAACATAATCTTATTCTAACATTCACAAATCTCCTATATTTCCATATTGAATCTCTCAGTCTGGATCGGTTTGTAATCTCTGTCCAGCTACCTCTTACGTTTCAGGTGTTTCTATGATTTATCCATTGGCTTCATTGGCTGCCTATAACTTATATATCATGTTGCAAtctttgtgtgtgttgtgttGGGGAGAGCTTATAGCCGGCCGCTCCTCCATTAGCTTCCAAATGGTTGAATCAGTCTGTATCAGATTTAAACTCAGTGATAGCACCCACGTTATGCATGATTTTTAAGATTTGATAAGCAGACTGTTTTTAACTTCAATTCAAGAGCATCATCCACTTTCGGCTTAATATCCtatattaatttctttaacAAGCTAAAATGAACATAATGAAAATAACTACACTCACTGATTGGCAATTACTAATAtctcaaaacattaagaagtattttttttttttttgggtgaaaAGTCACTGTCTTTTTCTTAAAGCCAAAATTTATACGGaacgacaaaacaaaaaatatgactAAAAACTTCTTAAGCGCAATCACTGACCATGCAGcctattttagtttttaagtCTTTTATATACATTGGCTGTTATAGTCGTAAAACAATCAGGTATTTGTTATGGAGATAACAATTTGGGAACGCATAAATAGTGCCTCTGATGGTTGGAAGTGGAACAAAatcacaatatttttttctagtgTATAAACAACATACAAATATCATGTCACCTGCAAAGAGAATAATATgccaaaattttgatataatacGCATAACAGAGTTTATATATCAACGTTCTAGACTTATAGGTGATCATCCATTATCTTTAACCTCTTG
This sequence is a window from Arabidopsis thaliana chromosome 1 sequence. Protein-coding genes within it:
- the VAP27-2 gene encoding vamp/synaptobrevin-associated protein 27-2 (vamp/synaptobrevin-associated protein 27-2 (VAP27-2); FUNCTIONS IN: structural molecule activity; INVOLVED IN: intracellular transport; LOCATED IN: plasma membrane, endoplasmic reticulum membrane; EXPRESSED IN: cultured cell; CONTAINS InterPro DOMAIN/s: PapD-like (InterPro:IPR008962), Major sperm protein (InterPro:IPR000535); BEST Arabidopsis thaliana protein match is: vesicle associated protein (TAIR:AT3G60600.1); Has 35333 Blast hits to 34131 proteins in 2444 species: Archae - 798; Bacteria - 22429; Metazoa - 974; Fungi - 991; Plants - 531; Viruses - 0; Other Eukaryotes - 9610 (source: NCBI BLink).), translating into MNMPLLDIQPRTLQFAVDLKKQTSCVVQLTNTTHHYVAFKVKTTSPKKYCVRPNVGVVAPKSTCEFTVIMQAFKEPPPDMVCKDKFLIQSTAVSAETTDEDITASMFSKAEGKHIEENKLRVTLVPPSDSPELSPINTPKQGAVFEDSILKDRLYSQSETLAPPQYEGEIVKEPRMVGHDELKAADNAKELKTPKMATVDFVEDRYTANDLKATKDSYDSSRMAKETGFDPIRSHKDADDGRAIKATTNLDAPMKKAMDLPRDQGFTNGIAVDSEPKISKERDVVQLQKTDGQNVRGLDELKLVKDIEEMKLKVDALESKLKQADSTISKLMEERSISSQHRQSLQHELAELRTKKIVKEVHNGFPLLYVCVVAFIAYVIGHFLRT